The genome window GCGCGAGACTGAGCAGTCCAACATGCAAGGAGCTCCAGAGCAACGGAGGTGGTGCATATATCACAGCCACGACGACGGCGATGATCACAGTCCAGCCAATTGTCAAGCCGAAGATGAGGGTCGTGACCAGGACCTGCGGGAGAGTGATAAGTTGCAGTGGCTTGACAAATGTAAGCAAAGCCGTCTTCCAATCCATTGTGACATAATAAGCAGAAAAAGATCTCTTGATCCACTCGTCCCTGAGGTGTTGAGATAGAGAACCATCGTTGGGAGGGCTGAGCTCTTGTCCAGAGCCTGACGCAAACTCATTGGCGGTTGCCTCTGCCTTGGAATCTGCATCGCCATCTTCTACCATGGCTGGTCCGATCATTCCAATCGAGTCGTGTGTTGTTTCTGGAAGTATGAAGATGGACCCGAGAAGATTTATGGCAACAGCAATCGCTAAAATCCGCTGGTACCATCTCCAATCGCCTATGCCATGCGCAACAGCACCGGCAATGATGGGACCAAGAGCCGAGCCAGCCGCAAGAAAACCAACATAGACGACCATTGCCCTGGCCCATTGATGTTGTGGAAATGTTTCTGCGACAATGGTTGGCCCCAAGGCCTCAATCAACCCGCCTGCGAGACCTCCAAGGATCCTGGAGACCAGTAAGGACGTATATGATGGTGCTTCTCCAGACCATATGTTTGTAGCGAGAAATAAGACAAGTGAGAGCAATATCGTGTATCGCTTGCTGATGAGTGATGCCAATGGAAGAGCGAAGAGATTCTACAAGGCCAAAATTAGCTTACGCGCTTcataaaaagaaaaagaacaaaaagaagggaaaagagcAAGTCAGTAGAGTCAGTGAGTAAAGCAGACAGTAACACGCAAATTATAGTACGCCATCCAAATCAAGAACTTTTATACAGAAACTTACAGAGAGACCAAGAGTCAACAAGACGTATGTCGTGAGCTCGGATGCCTGCTGTTGGGTGCAATGCAAGTCCTTGATAATGAGCTCAAAAAGGGGTGACACCCCAGAAGCGTACATATTCCCCAATAGGTTATAGAAGCTGACATTGAGGAGGATGGCGACTCGCCAAGACAGCGGCCAGCTCTGATACAACGCAATTGTAGGTTAGTTTATGGACTGAGTAACCTTTGATACAGTAAGGCCCACATACCcagggagaagaagacaacATTGTAAATCAATCGGCTAAAGTCAAATGGCAGAATTGCTTTTGCAGAAGATGGCAACTAGGTCGGACATTCGAAATTATAAGCTGGTCTTTAAATAACATAGCCTTCTTGCTTTTTGGTGGTACTCTGATATGCTATCCGCGCTGAAATTGTCTTTCTTAGTTGGTATTAGGGTTTCCCCATTGTTGAGGTGCCGGAGAAATCGACAGTGCCACTAGAGCTAGTTACCCCGGATTTATCAGCATTAGGCACCCCAATGATACACAATGCGGGGGAACAACAGGGACTGAATATTTTAGAACCTTCCAGGAGCGATCGAGATCCAAGTCCAGAGCAGCGTGATAAGGGCACGTGAACTACTAGGACATCCTTGCAATGCCTTGAAAACTTAATCATCCATTGAAAATAATTTAACAAGATTTGTTTTGGCTTAGTTTCTGATGCTTGGTCCCTGCTCCATGCTTGCGATCGTTTGTGTCAATGCAGCTCCCCTTCGTAGGGTACCGGAGCAAGATGTGGAAGATGCAGGTAAATGGCCATCCGAAGCCATCTTGTCATCGCAAAATCTGTGCCTCTGTTTTGAAACAGCTTCCTACATGCCGTTTCCCAACTCGACATGATCATCGTGTGGAAAAGTGGGATGCTAGACGATGGATGAGTGCCGACAGATTTAAGTTTAGAAGGATGGGAATGAGTGTATGAAATGACTACCGTAAGGAATATTCAATGGTGTCGAAAAATCAGCGGCGAGGAAAGAAACACAAATGGCCAAATATGCACGCAGCATTTACGAAACATTCTTACTTCCTTGCTAGACTGTTTGATGTGTATCCTCACAGATCGCAAGGCCTCAGATCAGTGGACGGTTGCTCCTTAAACTCGAACCCCTAACCGCTCTTGGTCACAGCGCAAGTAACTTAGTCTACAGTTCAAACCAATAGTGTTCTACCGCCTCCTGGTTCAAGATGCTCTGACCGCACGGCTCGCGTCATCCACCTCCGCCTTCTGCCCCAACCCCGCACGACTTATGCCGGGTTTTGATTACGTAGCACTAATTACATCTACCAGTTAGCCTGGTAACCGGAGTAACTATTAATGTAGATATTCCGGAGGCGTCTTGACTAACCAAGAGACTTCATCTTCGCTCGACACGATAGCGAACGAGTTCCCGAAAGGAGATAGCCTTTTTAGGATAGCGTGCAAGGGTCAAGGAAAAGTCTTATTGCACCACTATCTCACGAGACAATCCGGGACGCTGTCGAGCCAAAAGCCGCCCCCGCAGATCTGATGGGTGCGTGCTTCAATATTCCATCGAGGTAGCCCCGGTGAGTttcacaacaccatcaacccACCAGGGCCTGTCATATGACACTCATGCTGGCGTCAGTGGTGAATTTCTGTTGCCAGTAATGTTCATGCTGCTTGTTCAACGAGTCGGTGCACTTGCGACCCTCGAATGTACGTTTCAGTCTGGGAAGTGGAGGGGCTGCCGGTTCTCTTAGAATATGCTGTATGACATTGGCAAAAGTGGGGTCAATGTCCTTCTGACATTGCGCATATGCAGAGCGATTCTGGCAATAGAACGGGCATGCGAGCCTGAAGCCTGCTTGCGTCTTCGAGTCTTTACCACCTGGCGGGTcgtctctaggtttcttcTTGCAACAACTGTCGTCGCGCTCCTTGCCTTTCATTTTGTTGGGCCATGATCCCTGGAAAGGGTGCGAATCGTTTCCGCCTTGAGAGGTTGATACCTAACCCCCGTTGCACCGAGACTGGCCTCGAGGATCTTCGCCCGAGATTCCGCCAGCGAAGGCGTGCGCAACCTCGACGGCATGGTTAAAATCGTCCATCGGGCCGGTCCTCTCGCATTGTCTGTCGAGCCTCTTTCCAAGGCTGTTCAATATAGTAGCTCGATTAGGGTGGTCTTGAGGTGTGGCCTTTACTGCCGTGCCTGTAACCTCGACAGTATGGTTGACTTTATGTCTTCAATGGCGGGTATCAGTAGAATTTCAGGATCCAGGGCAAGGCTCAAGAATGGAGAGTAAACTCCGCGAGGTACAAAGATTTTTGAAAAGAAAACGAGAATATGGCCATTGCTCATACGATAAAGCTTTTGGGCAGAGTTGGGCAGCCGGAAAGTAGGACAGGGATGCGTGTGCAGCCGGCGAAGCCAACCCTCCTCGACCACGACGCAACGCAAAGAGAGGTTTCAGAGTATAAATGAGAAAATGCGGCAACCTCTCCTTTCATCTGGGAGGTAAGACAGCATTAGACGGTCAGGAATGGAAGCCAGACATAGACACGGTGCAGGCCACGATCAGGTTTGCAATTGCTATAGATCACTTAGAACAGAGATAATGTGAATACCACTAACctagtaatattttattaacACTAACTGATAAGCCCTAGAGCCCTTAAATAGTTAACAGTAAGTATTACTTTAGCCGCCGAAGATAGGAAATTAAACACTTGAGGAATTAGGCTTTGGGTTggcttattatatactaatatctATAAGGGTAAGGGAGAAGAATAATAGCTAGACTGGAAAGAATAAGGCAGGATTTTTATGGGCTTAGTGAGGGCAAGGCAAAAATTAGAGAGATGTATATAATCTTAGCTTTAGAGCCCTTTAGGCGCTGGCCTACTAGGCATAAtagacttatatatatatatataagggAATCCTAATATAGAGTCTGCTAAATAGTGCTTAGTATAAATGGCCTCTTATGGCTAGATTCTAGCTATTTAGTCTAGGAtgttatttatattaaagataaaaaaaaaaaaaaaagaagttCTTAAATGCCCCTGGCTGTGGAATGATTTCCTGTctctagtatatataaacttagtATACTATTAAACCGGAGGTATTATGCAATTAAGagggattatataatcctgCAAGGGGTTTAGCTTAAATAAACCTCGGAATTACTATAGGCtgcttatataataagttagAGTCTTAAATAGGATTAGCCTAAGGTAATATCTCtaagaagaggggtaataaattataaaacATAGAATAATAATAGATAATCTAAGTTTAGGTTTAATAAAATAGGTTTAAAATCTAGCTTTTGAAGCCGGAGTCTGGTCTCTGATTTCTTATACTTTAGTATATACAGAGAAAAAAGCAGTCCTTGTCGACATGCCTATTACAATCCGGCAGACATAAGAGCTCAATACGTGGATTAAGAGGATTACCCCTGGCTATATACTAGCTTATATCTATATAACCCATAGTTATAGAGATTATTTCTTTAGCatagggttaggatagggttagtatCAACTATTTAAGATTAGTAATACAAGTAGGGCCAGGGTTAGTAAAATAGTAAGTATCTTAGTGaaatttaagtattaattagaaaatagtaattaaaatatttagaaaattaataataataaataaggatataaaaaATAgatagaaatataatataaggtataattaaataagaaatTAGTACTATATAgattttaatatttatttataacttctatcttattttatatattaaattctataattaatataggcttattaaaatactacttataaaataatattatacccTAGTTAGTGGCTTATAGcagtaattaataatattttatttaaatatatataattttatcTTTACTATCCTAAAgctaataagataaaaaataaatatatatactaaacttactttaatatattaacCTAGGAGGagatataaaagtatataaaggttagggTTAAGAcataattattttttattataattatattagtattttatatcCCTAAGgatttcttatataattatattttatatataatataattaattctctattagttaattataatataatacatATTAGTAAGTACTAGGctcttagtattataataggtagttattaaattatttaaagaggaatttaatatataaagattagcctttttaagttataatttaaaaaGGCTAGCTTTtttacttacttatttattattaatagttagtattatataaaatactttatccttatattatatgccttataatcttattttattatccccttataagaataactaattataagaaataatatatataataataatcttattagtaaattataaaaataaactttattcttataaatataaatattataggcagatatataaataagtacTTTATAAGgagtataattattaactttataaataactattatatatatattattataatttattatatacttttaatataagaaaggGCAGATAAGGCTACctataaataagattaattaagataatattatttaatagcctattaaaataatattataaatctaaagaattcttatctttatattataagtaataacCTATTAAATCTTCTAGGAAACCTAcctataaaaataacttaaaaaaaagctttattttttatatttattttcttttttaatcttattaataatttaataatttaatattaaaaggaaaataataaataatataataaaattactttatattattatattctcTAAAGAAGTTAAAtcttatatcttatttagttagttataataatatataacttaataacctaagtaaataaaataaCCCTATAATTAAATATCCCTCGTTTAAACCACTACTtctttactaattttactaaatttattcttatatataaagttaattagttatatactatattatatatatttaattaataaagttataactttaggttaatttaacttttactaactaacttctataaaagttaacctaattcctttaattctaactttaatagaatttctataaaaccctgcctttaccttatatttatcttaaaatactatttataGACTCCctttacttctatataagagggagaatataaagtacctatttagccttaataattacaTTCTTAAGCCACTCTTTATACCAGGCTAATaggcctataaatataataaggaaagctACCTCTTCTACCTTAAGAgactagccttattataaggcttcttctagcttctttaatCTAAACAACTGTTTAATTAGCCAggttagagatattatattacctaggtaatttaaatttatataactaattaagctaattaggctatatttaaaaataactATTTTAACTAGGCTTAATCTGCCccttaaagagaagtttatcttaatagctttagctattttatataatatatagtaattattacCCTTAgtttactttaatattaatctaattatattaataagattataattagttatataatagacttaattaggctataagctattatatataggtattatattagtagcTATAATTGatattagtaagtataatTAGAAgttaatttaagtaatatatttataagtttatacttaatttcttacttagttaaggtttaattaacctttaagaggaagtataataaataggctaggtataatattcctttaggtaagataaaggaaaaagggtaacctaactgctaagagtAGGCCtatagctagtattaatactgcctagttaagatagtaattatactattaaggtaaataaaccttatatagttattatataactcTAAGAATTACTAGTATTTTTAGGGTAACTATTATAACTAaatcttagtagttataaatagaatCTCTTAgtttatagtaattataaataattagGAAAAaatatagggtatatataatataactgctaggtttataataaccttattcccttttatacttaaattatatcttagttaactttactttacttatATTTACAGGGTATAATGTCTCTATGTCCACGGCTTATCTGTCTTAAAATGGTATTCTCACTCCTTATAGgttattttatattagcattacctataataataactactatcTAAGTAATCTCCTCTATAAAGGTTAGATACACCTATGTATTTATAACTAAAAGCCGCAATGGGTGCATTACATGGTATGTTTAACTATTTTGATTATTTTAACTTAAAAACTAATATGAGATTTGCCACTTTGCAGTAAGTAAGAACCCTATAACCCTTTCTCAGTCAAATACTTATTAGGACAGAATCCGGCACCTTGAATACAACGAGGCGAAACCAACATATAAACGTTGCTCGAAGGACAAAATGAAGTGCAATGGTTATCTGCCCCCTAAGCCTCCCAAGCCACCTCGACGAAGAGTCAAGCCCAAGGCAGCACCAGCTAAGCTGGCCGTGGTACCTTTAGGGTACCCTATCCACAATGTCCCTTTATTAATAAGCAAGGTGTGCCTATACTTCTAGCATTTGTTATAATTTATTGACCCCTAATTCTCACTCTCTGCTGCATCTACCAGCTTTTGGATCAGATATGCCCTTCCTATGGGATATAACCATAAGTCCATTCGATACAGCGTGGTTATAATCGGTGCCTCACATCGCCTGTTGTTGGCTTAGGCAATTGGTTACCTGAACATCGATGAAATACAGAGCTTTATAATTTAGCAATACAACAAGACAATTTTATCTATCATACCAAGCATAACAGCCAGTTCAACAGAGAAACTGcgtattattataatctgCTGTCTGCTATTCATCTCTTTCGAAGGTCTCACTAGCCTATATGACGAAGTTTTGAAACACCTTAAGGCCGGATCTGCATTTTTTCACTTCTGATTACTCTTATTGACTATTGAAGATTGCCTAATAAGTGAGAAACTGATAGAAATATTCTATCGGCTTAAAGTTGAGTTATCTAACTTTATGCCACCGATTTCAGATACTTTAGGGATAACTTAATAGTATTACAAAAACGCAATCTAAGATTCATAATTAGTCACCCTATTTAATAGTCTTGATAAGGCGTATCTCgtattataatagttagatgttctttataataagaagCCCTGGTATTATAAATGCAGTGATAAGGATGATAAAGATAGTCTTATGGCCAAGGCAAGTGAGAGTCTGCAGAAGTCTCTGAGTGGACTGCACGGCTTGATGCATTTTGCCAGCTTAGAACAGGGGCTTGACAGCAAGGGAGGAACAGCAGTATGATAACATATGCCTGCGCCAGAAGTATTTGCAAATGGTGATCGACTCATACGCCAGGAAGGATGATGAATCAGTCCCGACTTCTAAGGTGTTCGGGCCCTCCCTCGTAGCAGCCCTAAAAGTAGCATCACCGATTATCGCCTTGCAATAGCCAACATACTTACCAGATAGAGACCTGATTTCCGGTTTAACTTTCATCGCATCTGCTACCAAAGACGAGGAGATCGAGGTGCAGGCACTTGATCTACTGTGGAGATTGAATCGTCGCGAAGGGCTCCTGGATAGTCGCGATGTTGTCCAGATGCATGAGCTCTCGAGGTCCCTTTCACAACTCAGGGGGCGCCGACGGTTGATAAACATTGGGAGCCCAAGGCGGCGGCTGGAACACCCTCGATTATTGAGAAATTGAGAAAATACTTGGGATGATGAAGCTAGTAGGGGACATCTTCGATATGTAAGATTGAGAAAGTTGTACTTAATTGCAACTCGAGAAGTTGGTCTTTACAACTCTATAGGCTAATGAACCGACCAAGGCTCTGAAACGCTCTTGGCATTATCCATTAAAGTGTTGTGACACGTCGATCCACTCAAGACATCAGAAATGGCCTGGTGAGTAAAAAAGGCAATACTCAGTCATGAAACAGGGGAATGACCTGAGTCCAGGTTATTGGAGTAGTCGATATGCTTGAACACGATAAATCCCCATCCTGGTTGATCAGAGGGGTATAGATTGGCATGTTATTTCCCCAGAGCCCTAACAAGAGGCTCCTTGGATGTACGTCCAGTCATTGACTTGTGAAGGTTACTGATCACGACTTCCTAGACATCTCGCCGTTCAATGTTGGGCCTCGGCTTGAATGATGGTATTCTAACCTCAATCTCGTTGAATATCCCATGATGTAATGTGGACTGCTGTTGGATGACTGAGGTAAATAGAGATTCAGGTTAATTATGACTTATTTGTCGTAAGACAGCATCAGCGAAGGAATAGTGCTTCTTGTCACAAGTCTGCCTGATCAAGTGCAGAGCAAAGGCAAGATACAGGAAGCGGCATGTGGGGCTTGCAAAGTCTGAAACAGGGATTGCGTACTTGAACTCAAATACatatctataataataaataaataaaagagaTTATTCCAGCTTCTGAATATCGTGTATGCACAAGAGACTCTTGCGAAGGAGTGAAGAATAACATCTCAAACGAAGTGCATCATCAATCGACAATAGCCTCTGGCATTCCGATTAGATAGAAAAAGCAGCAGCTgcaccaacaacaacaaccttgaCAACATCATAGGTGACAGGACCCGCAGCATTTGTAGAAGTGGACGCACTCTCGGCGGAGACAGTAGCAGAAGCGACAACTGCATCTAGGACCTTGGAGGCAGAAGCGATTACGGCCGTTCCAGGGTCCTCAGCTACCAAGTCGCACATGTCTCGGACAATATCGGTAGAGCCTTTTTAAGAAGGTCAGTATCAGATTTGAAACACATGGCTACGTGTAGTAGACAAACTTACCAGTAGCGTCCTCAAAACCACACTGTGCTCCGACAATACATAAACCAACCTTGCTTATCAAAGAGGCCTTATGTTTGCAAAGACACACAATGTCACCTGCATCACATCCGATGCTTTCGTGAACGACTCCAAGGCATCCAGAAACGCAGGATGGGACCTGGGATGCCAAGGCAGGTAGAGATGTTTGAGTTGGCGAAGAGACGGTTGTTATGGCTTGAGCGGCAATGGCCACAATGGAGGTGAAAAGGATGGACTTGGCGAAGGAAAGCATTCTCGTCAAGGTTTGTAAAGTATAGAAAGGTCGAGTTTTGCAAAAGTATGGTAAGGAAAGTCTTGATGAGTTGTTGTAGTAGATAAGCTGAAGAACTCTTGATACGTAAGTAGTGTAATATAGAACACAGGttagtatttatatctaGCGATCTCTAAACACGGATTAACTGAAACCCCCTTGGATCTGGTTCGAGTCAAACGTTCGGAATACTATACTCGAGAGTTGAGAAGTGTGACCAATTGAATACTATGTGCTTTGCTCAACATCCATGCTAACTCTGGCATGCCGAGGCAGTGGAGTCTGAACGGTCTCTATGCATCATTTGATTGGCTTTTACGTATTTAACTTACAATCGGGTCCCCCGGTTGACACAATACTAGCGACGGATCTGAGGAACGGGCCAAGACACAGCCTTCTTGGCTAATTTCATCAGGTGGAAAAGTGTTAAGCTGGTTCTTGTCAAGGCGTTTTTCTGAAATTTGTCGCTTTATCCCTCTCATCTTGTAAATTGCATAAACGTAATGTGGATATTTGCCACTTGCTCAAATGTTTATATTATTACATGCAATATTAATCAAAGTGACTCAAAGTGACTTgagtttctttttttttgggTTAGTTGAAATCTGAAAATAAATATCTGGACTTGTCTATCGCTGATTAATTCGTGTTCAAGGAGAGGCTTTCAAGGGAGGCGTGGCATAAGATAACATTTAGCCGTCAGATTAACGTCAGCCTGGACTTGGGATTCCTTGGCAAAAAGACGCATCTTCGCTGCCTTTGTGGGTTCTATTTGTGAGATATCATATAACTGATACAAGGCTACGCTGAACATTGATTCTTGGACCACCAGCCACGGTAGTTAGGATCAAACTTCCAATCCGCACAATTGCTGCTCATCGTGCCACCTTTCTTATACCTCACGTCGCTCGTATCACACTCGTCAATCATGCGTCTCAAGATCCGGCCACACTCTGACTTGAGCCCTTTGCCGCCGACCGTGAACCGACACCAGTTCTTAACAGTAACGCTCATAAGAACATCGACAACACACCCGAAACCATCTCCTGTGCAGACCACCCCGTGTTGACACTCTAGGGTACGCTCGGTTTCGGGTTTGGTCGCATCTAACACCTGACCTTCATATCTATCGCAGAAATACTCGAGCGCTTCGATGGCTAAAGCTCGGTGGATCCAAGCACCGCCGATGCCATAGCATTTCACCTCCTCCGTCTTGGGGTTCGGAGAAGGCGGCTTCGGGTCTGGTTTCGGGGAGGGCTTGGGTGGCgtgggcttgggcttgacGCTCGTGGTGGTGGCTGGGTCTCTCCAGGTTGGAAGCGGGAGACCGAACTCAATCGCACACTGTCGCTCGTTGTCTTCATGCTCCTTGTTTTCGGGGGTGGTACCTGGCGTCGGTATCTTGGTAGGCTTGGCCGGCTTCCCTGTAGGCTTCGGGATGGTCGGGTTTGGTGGTACTGGCCGTTTCGGGGGTTTTGGATTGCGAGGGTCTGCGAAGTCTCCACCACCGTCTGGGCAGTTGAGAAGACAGGGATGAGAGCAGAAGACGCGACACGTCTTGTCGCAGTTCTTCTTGCATATAGGACCAGGCTTTCCTGGTCGCCAGGTCACAACTGGGAATGGCGGTATaacttcgtcatcatcatcatcgtcgtcgccgGGTGTATTTGACGGTCTAGTCGTTGGTGGTGTGTAAGTCCAAGGGTATGGTGGGGGAGTGATGGTCCTGGTGCCCGGAGGCTGGGTCACACTGTCCTTGGTAGTCTCAGGAAGTCTGTTCGTGATAATAAAAGTTGGAACCTTGATGCTTGGAGTGATATCGAATGTTGACCAGATGGTGGTAAGCTTAGTCCGATCCTCCCGGATCGTTATGTGCCAGACGTCGACGGTGGTGACAGTGACAACAGGAGGCGACAGTGTCGTTTTCTGAACAGTGCTGTGCCAACCATCCTTGCCGCTCCAAGCGACATCCAGCG of Fusarium oxysporum Fo47 chromosome I, complete sequence contains these proteins:
- a CDS encoding major facilitator superfamily domain-containing protein encodes the protein MLSSSPWSWPLSWRVAILLNVSFYNLLGNMYASGVSPLFELIIKDLHCTQQQASELTTYVLLTLGLSNLFALPLASLISKRYTILLSLVLFLATNIWSGEAPSYTSLLVSRILGGLAGGLIEALGPTIVAETFPQHQWARAMVVYVGFLAAGSALGPIIAGAVAHGIGDWRWYQRILAIAVAINLLGSIFILPETTHDSIGMIGPAMVEDGDADSKAEATANEFASGSGQELSPPNDGSLSQHLRDEWIKRSFSAYYVTMDWKTALLTFVKPLQLITLPQVLVTTLIFGLTIGWTVIIAVVVAVIYAPPPLLWSSLHVGLLSLAPLTGLLIGLPVGGALADMLFNRQVKKSQEVHDPAVRLPAVIIGGLVSPAGCLVLGYGLQHPHTWIQVCVGWAMLAFGLTGSANVLLTYAVDSVPSRAGDIGTLLNVTKNSLGFGVSYASVSWMQKSGPVNQFATMAGLLWFCYMLAIPLWLWRAALVRLMARWF